From the Helicobacter pylori genome, one window contains:
- the flgK gene encoding flagellar hook-associated protein FlgK translates to MGGILSSLNTSYTGLQAHQSMVDVTGNNISNASDEFYSRQRVIAKPQAAYMYGTKNVNMGVDVEAIERVHDEFVFARYTKANYENTYYDTEFSHLKEASAYFPDIDEASLFTDLQDYFNSWKELSKNAKDSAQKQALAQKTEALTHNINDTRERLTTLQHKASEELKSVIKEVNSLGSQIAEINKRIKEVENNKSLKHANELRDKRDELEFHLRELLGGNVFKSSIKTHSLTDKDSADFDESYNLNIGHGFNIIDGSIFHPLVVKESENKGGLNQIYFQSDDFKLTNITDKLNQGKVGALLNVYNDGSNGTLKGKLQDYIDLLDSFARGLIESTNAIYAQSASHHIEGEPVEFNSDEAFKDTNYNIKNGSFDLIAYNTDGKEIARKTIAITPITTMNDIIQAINANTDDNQDNNTENDFDDYFTASFNNETKKFVIQPKNASQGLFVSMKDNGTNFMGALKLNPFFQGDDASNISLNKEYKKEPTAIRPWLAPINGNFDVANMMQQLQYDSVDFYNDKFDIKPMKISEFYQFLTGKINTDAEKSGRILDTKQSMLETIKKEQLSISQVSVDEEMVNLIKFQSGYAANAKVITAIDRMIDTLLGIKQ, encoded by the coding sequence ATGGGCGGAATCTTATCTTCACTCAACACTTCTTACACCGGCTTGCAAGCCCATCAGAGCATGGTGGATGTTACCGGGAATAATATTTCTAACGCCAGCGATGAATTTTATAGCCGTCAGCGCGTGATTGCAAAGCCCCAAGCGGCTTATATGTATGGCACTAAAAACGTGAATATGGGCGTGGATGTGGAAGCCATTGAAAGGGTGCATGATGAGTTTGTTTTTGCTCGTTACACGAAGGCTAATTACGAAAACACTTATTACGATACAGAGTTTTCGCATTTAAAAGAAGCGAGCGCGTATTTTCCGGATATTGATGAAGCGAGCCTTTTTACGGATTTGCAAGATTATTTTAACTCATGGAAAGAATTGTCTAAAAACGCCAAAGACTCCGCTCAAAAACAGGCTCTCGCTCAAAAAACAGAAGCTTTAACGCACAACATTAATGACACTAGGGAAAGGTTAACGACCTTACAGCATAAAGCGAGCGAAGAATTAAAAAGCGTTATTAAAGAAGTCAATAGCTTGGGTTCTCAAATCGCTGAGATTAACAAACGCATTAAAGAAGTGGAAAATAACAAGAGCTTAAAGCATGCGAATGAGTTAAGGGACAAGCGAGATGAATTAGAGTTTCATTTGCGAGAGCTTTTAGGGGGGAATGTTTTTAAAAGCAGTATTAAGACTCATTCGCTCACAGATAAAGACTCAGCGGATTTTGATGAGAGCTATAACCTTAATATCGGGCATGGGTTCAATATCATTGATGGCTCTATTTTCCATCCTTTAGTGGTTAAAGAATCCGAAAATAAAGGGGGGTTGAATCAAATCTATTTTCAAAGCGATGATTTTAAGCTCACTAATATTACCGACAAGCTCAATCAAGGGAAAGTGGGGGCGTTATTGAATGTGTATAATGACGGATCTAACGGGACTTTAAAAGGCAAATTGCAAGATTATATTGATTTGTTGGATTCTTTTGCTAGGGGCTTGATAGAATCCACTAACGCGATTTACGCTCAAAGCGCGAGCCATCATATTGAAGGCGAACCTGTGGAGTTTAATAGCGATGAAGCCTTTAAAGACACTAACTATAATATTAAAAACGGCTCGTTTGATTTAATCGCTTACAACACCGATGGTAAAGAAATCGCCAGAAAAACCATTGCTATCACGCCCATTACAACCATGAACGATATTATCCAAGCCATTAACGCTAACACCGATGACAATCAAGACAACAACACCGAAAACGATTTTGACGATTATTTCACAGCGAGCTTTAACAATGAGACTAAAAAGTTTGTTATCCAGCCTAAAAACGCTTCGCAAGGGTTGTTTGTCTCCATGAAAGATAACGGCACGAATTTTATGGGAGCGTTAAAACTCAACCCTTTTTTTCAAGGCGATGACGCTTCCAATATCAGCTTGAATAAGGAATACAAAAAAGAGCCTACCGCTATCCGCCCATGGCTTGCCCCCATTAACGGGAATTTTGATGTGGCGAACATGATGCAACAATTGCAATACGATAGCGTGGATTTTTATAACGACAAGTTTGACATTAAACCAATGAAGATCAGCGAGTTTTATCAATTTTTAACCGGTAAAATCAACACGGACGCTGAAAAATCAGGGCGTATTTTGGACACCAAACAAAGCATGCTAGAGACCATTAAAAAAGAGCAACTCTCTATTTCGCAAGTGAGCGTGGATGAAGAGATGGTGAATTTGATCAAGTTTCAAAGCGGTTATGCCGCTAACGCTAAGGTTATTACCGCTATTGATCGGATGATAGACACTCTATTGGGCATTAAACAATAA
- the ggt gene encoding gamma-glutamyltransferase, with protein sequence MRRSFLKTIGLGVIALSLGLLSPLSSASYPPIKNTKVGLALSSHPLATEIGQKVLEEGGNAIDAAVAIGFALAVVHPAAGNIGGGGFAVIHLANGENVALDFREKAPLKATKNMFLDKQGNVVPKLSEDGYLAAGVPGTVAGMEAMLKKYGTKKLSQLIDPAIKLAENGYAISQRQAETLKEARERFLKYSSSKKYFFKKGHLDYQEGDLFVQKDLAKTLNQIKTLGAKGFYQGQVADLIEKDMKKNGGIITKEDLASYNVKWRKPVVGSYRGYKIISMSPPSSGGTHLIQILNVMENADLSALGYGASKNIHIAAEAMRQAYADRSVYMGDADFVSVPVDKLINKAYAKKIFDAIQPDTVTPSSQIKPGMGQLHEGSNTTHYSVADRWGNAVSVTYTINASYGSAASIDGAGFLLNNEMDDFSIKPGNPNLYGLVGGDANAIEANKRPLSSMSPTIVLKNNKVFLVVGSPGGSRIITTVLQVISNVIDYNMNISEAVSAPRFHMQWLPDELRIEKFGMPADVKDNLTKMGYQIVTKPVMGDVNAIQVLPKTKGSVFYGSTDPRKEF encoded by the coding sequence ATGAGACGGAGTTTTTTAAAAACGATTGGCTTGGGCGTGATAGCGCTCTCTTTGGGGTTGTTAAGCCCTTTGAGTTCAGCGAGTTACCCGCCCATTAAAAACACTAAAGTGGGGTTAGCCCTTTCTAGCCACCCGCTAGCCACTGAAATCGGGCAAAAGGTTTTAGAAGAGGGAGGCAATGCGATTGATGCGGCCGTAGCGATTGGTTTTGCTCTAGCGGTCGTCCATCCGGCAGCAGGCAATATTGGTGGGGGGGGGTTTGCGGTTATCCATTTGGCTAATGGCGAAAATGTTGCCTTAGATTTTAGAGAAAAAGCCCCCTTAAAAGCCACTAAAAACATGTTTTTAGACAAGCAAGGCAATGTAGTCCCTAAACTCAGCGAAGATGGCTATTTGGCGGCTGGGGTTCCTGGAACGGTGGCGGGCATGGAAGCGATGCTGAAAAAATACGGCACCAAAAAACTATCGCAACTCATTGATCCTGCCATTAAATTGGCTGAAAATGGTTATGCGATTTCACAAAGACAAGCAGAAACCTTAAAAGAAGCAAGGGAGCGGTTTTTAAAATACAGTTCTAGCAAAAAGTATTTTTTTAAAAAAGGACACCTTGATTATCAAGAAGGGGATTTGTTTGTCCAAAAAGATCTAGCCAAGACTTTGAATCAAATCAAAACGCTAGGCGCTAAAGGCTTTTATCAAGGGCAAGTCGCTGATCTTATTGAGAAAGATATGAAAAAAAATGGGGGGATTATCACTAAAGAAGATTTAGCCAGCTACAATGTGAAATGGCGCAAACCCGTAGTAGGGAGTTATCGTGGGTATAAGATCATTTCTATGTCGCCACCAAGTTCAGGAGGTACGCATTTGATCCAGATTTTAAATGTCATGGAGAATGCGGATTTAAGCGCTCTTGGGTATGGGGCTTCTAAGAATATCCATATCGCTGCAGAAGCGATGCGTCAAGCTTATGCGGACCGATCGGTTTATATGGGAGACGCTGATTTTGTTTCGGTGCCGGTGGATAAATTGATTAATAAGGCGTATGCCAAAAAGATTTTTGACGCTATCCAGCCAGATACGGTCACGCCAAGCTCTCAAATCAAGCCAGGAATGGGGCAGTTGCATGAGGGGAGTAACACCACGCATTATTCTGTAGCGGACAGGTGGGGGAATGCGGTCAGCGTTACTTACACCATTAACGCCTCTTATGGGAGCGCTGCTAGTATTGATGGGGCAGGATTTTTATTGAACAATGAAATGGATGATTTTTCCATAAAGCCAGGGAATCCCAATCTCTATGGTTTAGTAGGGGGCGATGCGAATGCGATTGAAGCCAATAAACGCCCTTTAAGCTCTATGTCGCCTACGATCGTGTTGAAAAACAATAAGGTTTTTTTGGTGGTGGGAAGCCCTGGAGGGTCTAGGATTATCACTACGGTGTTGCAAGTGATTTCTAATGTCATTGATTATAATATGAATATTTCTGAAGCGGTCTCAGCCCCTAGATTCCACATGCAATGGTTGCCTGATGAATTAAGGATTGAAAAGTTTGGCATGCCCGCTGATGTGAAAGATAACCTCACTAAAATGGGTTATCAGATTGTTACCAAGCCGGTTATGGGCGATGTGAATGCGATCCAAGTTTTGCCTAAAACTAAAGGGAGCGTTTTCTATGGATCAACGGATCCAAGGAAAGAATTTTAA
- a CDS encoding DUF3519 domain-containing protein produces MKLPKALNEATAGAALKYHLKRALERSHSISDFSKNLELSAKNAKFSNNTLKIIEELTNGIKQASEEIKEKAFDFSNKKLTNEQIKELLNNAEIPTSGRDAITFGVNNLNPEMVEFLHKNNKKMIIEKASNKELELLKDANFKHPENIRSSLDHDAIAHILKRHGVNSVNVKNGESPITYEDIANYRYIVNNADAILRTIDKYNQEAITAFKQINGYTVVVEQAVNKKNELVLKTMYKNNGSYKNNDVYKEFSSTSLNANAKVPHGLSSHGGATDNPTPKPLNSQEDLLKRTENSNETTPKPTNLSPLEQANAEKLAKLESEAKESEQEFLKAKEQELKRKEALKKKLEHERGNAGNIESQTKIEVGEDIPASIQAQIPKSRVRLNEREIYDLDYAIVKAKDLKPSFTTGGAQKRTDMNEEQIKSIAEDFDPKKIFGSGGFEDLPIILHDGQVIAGNHRIQGMLNFTPKSRYIYNKAIKEYYHIDLAPDELLVRVPNKRLDNTEINNLAASSNQGRFNSESDHAIAVLSHYEAKLKELEKKLDADSIYSLKNIVAKNLNFDKATHPNVGDSNLALLMFNMPRTKTQGIELLNRWQKEFSNDIKSYEKVKKMFVDNAGSFHNLIHDMNFPNVSLNAYLSDIMDRSFANLKNYPSTSESLKDLSEKFYKTSSLDMFEKSDQSASDISEILGGAIARFARFDDPSKALFEALKSDNIKKGLKEFKIADITKDMFNPDSKEFKDIDIYDFTHYLLMVNREPNENNPVLNRLVQAVKDMQKESEKGIKKQKLEKVKE; encoded by the coding sequence ATTAAACTCCCCAAAGCCTTGAATGAAGCCACCGCAGGCGCGGCCTTAAAGTATCACCTAAAAAGAGCGTTAGAAAGAAGCCACTCTATAAGCGATTTTAGTAAGAATTTAGAATTGAGCGCCAAAAACGCTAAATTTAGCAACAACACGCTTAAAATCATTGAAGAGCTTACTAACGGAATCAAGCAAGCCAGCGAAGAAATCAAAGAAAAAGCGTTTGATTTTTCTAATAAAAAACTCACTAACGAGCAAATCAAAGAGCTATTAAATAACGCAGAAATCCCTACAAGCGGGAGAGACGCTATCACTTTTGGAGTGAATAACCTAAACCCTGAAATGGTTGAATTCCTGCACAAAAACAACAAAAAAATGATTATAGAAAAAGCCTCTAACAAAGAATTAGAACTTTTAAAAGACGCTAACTTTAAACACCCTGAAAACATAAGATCGAGTTTAGATCATGATGCTATCGCTCACATACTCAAAAGGCATGGCGTTAATTCTGTCAATGTTAAAAATGGAGAAAGCCCTATCACTTACGAGGATATAGCGAATTATAGATATATCGTTAATAACGCTGATGCCATTCTTAGGACTATAGACAAATACAATCAAGAAGCTATCACGGCGTTTAAACAAATTAACGGCTATACGGTAGTGGTAGAGCAAGCGGTCAATAAGAAAAATGAATTAGTTTTAAAAACGATGTATAAGAACAATGGGAGTTATAAAAATAATGATGTTTATAAAGAATTTTCAAGCACCTCACTCAACGCTAATGCGAAGGTGCCCCATGGGTTGAGTTCCCATGGTGGTGCTACAGATAATCCTACACCAAAACCGCTAAATAGTCAAGAGGATTTATTAAAAAGAACAGAAAATTCAAACGAAACCACACCAAAACCTACAAATTTATCCCCACTAGAGCAAGCCAACGCCGAAAAGTTAGCGAAGTTAGAAAGCGAAGCCAAAGAAAGCGAACAGGAATTTTTAAAAGCTAAAGAGCAAGAATTAAAGCGTAAAGAAGCGTTAAAAAAGAAATTAGAACACGAGCGAGGGAATGCGGGCAATATTGAAAGCCAGACTAAAATAGAAGTAGGAGAAGATATACCCGCATCAATCCAAGCGCAGATCCCCAAAAGCCGAGTGAGGTTGAACGAACGAGAGATTTACGATCTGGATTATGCGATCGTGAAAGCTAAAGATCTAAAACCAAGCTTTACCACAGGCGGGGCACAAAAGAGAACGGACATGAACGAAGAACAGATTAAAAGCATAGCGGAGGATTTTGATCCTAAAAAGATATTTGGGAGCGGAGGTTTTGAGGATTTACCAATCATTCTACATGATGGGCAAGTGATCGCAGGGAACCACCGCATCCAAGGCATGCTAAACTTCACGCCAAAAAGCAGATACATTTACAACAAAGCGATCAAGGAATACTATCATATAGACTTAGCGCCGGACGAATTGTTAGTAAGAGTGCCAAACAAGCGCCTAGACAACACCGAGATCAACAATTTAGCGGCTTCAAGCAATCAAGGACGCTTTAACAGCGAGAGCGATCATGCAATAGCGGTTTTAAGCCATTACGAAGCGAAATTGAAAGAATTAGAAAAGAAATTAGACGCTGATAGCATCTACTCCTTAAAAAACATCGTCGCTAAAAACCTTAATTTTGACAAAGCCACCCACCCTAATGTGGGCGATAGTAATTTAGCGCTTTTAATGTTCAACATGCCAAGGACTAAAACGCAAGGGATAGAATTACTCAACCGCTGGCAAAAAGAGTTTTCTAACGACATTAAAAGCTATGAAAAGGTTAAAAAAATGTTTGTAGATAACGCCGGAAGCTTTCACAATCTCATCCACGACATGAACTTCCCTAACGTGAGTTTAAACGCTTATTTAAGCGATATTATGGATCGCAGTTTTGCCAATTTAAAGAATTACCCAAGCACGAGCGAGAGCTTGAAAGACTTGAGCGAGAAATTCTATAAAACGAGTTCTTTAGACATGTTTGAAAAGAGCGATCAAAGCGCGAGCGATATCAGCGAGATTTTAGGAGGTGCGATCGCGCGATTTGCGAGGTTTGATGATCCTTCTAAGGCGTTATTTGAAGCGTTAAAGAGTGATAACATTAAAAAAGGCTTGAAAGAGTTTAAAATAGCAGATATTACCAAAGACATGTTTAACCCTGATAGTAAGGAATTTAAGGACATTGACATTTACGACTTCACGCATTACCTTTTAATGGTCAATAGAGAGCCGAATGAAAACAATCCCGTATTAAACCGCTTAGTTCAAGCCGTTAAAGACATGCAAAAAGAAAGCGAGAAAGGGATAAAAAAACAAAAACTTGAAAAAGTCAAGGAGTAA